In one window of Nesterenkonia sandarakina DNA:
- a CDS encoding Lrp/AsnC family transcriptional regulator — MGDARDEAVRGEISLDSVDHRILHALSQDARQSVSALAAALHLSRANAYDRISRLRAAGVLQGYTAVVDPRAAGMSTAAYVFLTLKQDDWEVLRGALADEPAVRHLALVGGQYDAVLLVRTRTVEELRRVVFERIQSLACVQSSQTALIFDDHTQYEHPMPRRLP; from the coding sequence ATGGGTGATGCGCGAGACGAGGCGGTGCGAGGGGAGATCTCCCTGGACTCTGTGGACCATCGGATCCTGCATGCGCTGAGCCAGGACGCCCGCCAGTCGGTGAGCGCCCTGGCCGCAGCCCTGCACCTCTCCCGGGCGAACGCCTATGACCGGATCTCGCGGCTGCGCGCGGCCGGTGTGCTCCAGGGCTACACGGCGGTGGTGGACCCGCGCGCCGCTGGGATGTCCACTGCGGCCTATGTCTTCCTGACCCTGAAGCAGGACGACTGGGAGGTGCTGCGCGGGGCGCTCGCCGATGAGCCCGCGGTGCGCCACCTGGCGCTGGTGGGCGGGCAGTATGACGCCGTGCTGTTGGTGCGCACCCGCACCGTGGAGGAGCTGCGCCGCGTGGTCTTCGAGCGGATCCAGTCGCTGGCCTGCGTGCAGTCCTCCCAGACCGCCCTGATCTTCGATGACCACACCCAATACGAACACCCGATGCCGAGGAGGCTTCCATGA
- a CDS encoding MDR family oxidoreductase, whose protein sequence is MTFRAALIEQRLDGGRIQDHQADLQDLPEEFLDGAGGDAPVDIDVHYSGINYKDGLALAGKPGVARTSPLIPGIDLVGEVTASADPQFRPGDAVVLTGGGIGEAAHGGLAQRARVSAKYLVKLPDGLSERRAAAIGTAGFTAMLAVLALEHGGVRPEAGEVVVSGAAGGVGSVAIAVLNTLGYSVTAVTGRAQEQGEYLRSLGAANLLERSELAETGPALQKRRWAGGIDSAGSATLANILSQTDDGGTVASCGLAQGHDLPTTVMPFILRGVTLAGINSVTASPELRAWAWSRLARDLPMELLDEMTQEITLDQVFDQAEQILAGQVRGRTVVNLAG, encoded by the coding sequence ATGACGTTTCGAGCAGCCCTGATCGAACAGAGACTCGACGGTGGACGTATTCAGGACCACCAGGCCGATCTGCAGGACCTTCCCGAGGAGTTCCTCGACGGCGCCGGGGGAGATGCCCCGGTGGACATCGACGTCCACTATTCCGGGATCAACTACAAGGACGGCCTGGCGCTCGCCGGCAAGCCTGGGGTGGCGCGCACCTCACCGCTGATCCCCGGCATCGACCTGGTCGGGGAGGTCACCGCCTCCGCCGATCCGCAGTTCCGGCCCGGCGACGCGGTGGTGCTCACCGGTGGAGGCATCGGGGAGGCCGCCCACGGCGGGCTCGCTCAGCGTGCCCGAGTCTCCGCGAAGTACCTGGTCAAGCTGCCCGACGGGCTGAGTGAGCGCCGGGCGGCGGCAATCGGCACGGCGGGGTTCACCGCGATGCTCGCCGTGCTCGCCCTGGAGCATGGCGGCGTCCGGCCCGAAGCGGGCGAGGTCGTCGTCAGCGGGGCGGCCGGCGGGGTCGGTTCGGTGGCCATCGCCGTGCTGAACACGCTCGGCTACTCGGTCACCGCGGTGACCGGTCGGGCCCAGGAGCAGGGGGAGTACCTGCGCAGCCTTGGTGCCGCGAATCTGCTGGAGCGCAGCGAGCTGGCCGAGACGGGCCCCGCGCTGCAGAAGCGGCGCTGGGCCGGAGGGATCGACTCCGCGGGGTCGGCCACCTTGGCGAACATCCTCTCCCAGACCGACGACGGCGGCACCGTGGCCAGCTGCGGGCTCGCGCAGGGCCATGACCTGCCCACCACCGTGATGCCCTTCATCCTGCGCGGGGTCACCCTGGCCGGGATCAATTCGGTGACCGCCTCGCCCGAGCTGCGGGCCTGGGCCTGGTCCCGGCTGGCCCGAGATCTGCCGATGGAGCTGCTCGATGAGATGACTCAGGAGATCACCTTGGACCAGGTCTTCGACCAGGCCGAGCAGATCCTCGCAGGTCAGGTCCGTGGACGCACCGTGGTGAATCTGGCGGGCTGA
- the paaZ gene encoding phenylacetic acid degradation bifunctional protein PaaZ: MAATETSAAARLLPSYIQDTWWTPEDPEKVSEILDASTSEPVCLVSTEGLDTSAAVAHARSVGQQSLGQLTIHQRALRLKQLAAYLHEHREELYELSDRTGSTRRDHLIDVDGGIGTIRTFSSKGRKELPNANVILDGAVEQLSRDGSFIGEHIYTRLTGVAVQINAFNFPVWGMLEKFAPSFIAGVPTIVKPASQTAYVAQACVRLMIDSGLIPAGALQLISGSARDLLDHLDHRDHVAFTGSANTAQLLRSHDNVANHGVRFTAETDSLNAAILGPDAGPDTVEFDAFIKSVTLEMTAKTGQKCTAIRRVIVPSAQVDPVVEALRSRLDSRVVLGDPRDAETTMGPLASQDQRDEVARAVDTLISAGGSVRVGGPESGTGAADADRGAYYPATVLSFAEARTPEVHAVEAFGPVTSVLGYTDVDDAVDLAALGGGSLVATVCTHDPEIAAEFARGIASHHGRVLFLDRDDAKTSTGHGSPLPHLVHGGPGRAGGGEELGGIRAVKHYMQRTAVQGSPDLLTGVTGVWHRGAKAVTATPETVADGTAVHPFRKSLAELRIGDQFASGLRTVALEDITSFAESTGDTFYAHTNEEAATANPFFPRRVAHGYLLVAWAAGLFVEPAPGPVLANTGLENLSFQTPVTYDDSIRVTLTAKQIIPRETDDYGEVRWDTVLHNQHDEIVATYDVLTRVAKQNKPEWT; the protein is encoded by the coding sequence ATGGCTGCCACTGAGACATCTGCGGCTGCGCGTCTGCTGCCCAGCTACATCCAGGACACCTGGTGGACTCCGGAGGATCCGGAGAAGGTCAGCGAGATCCTCGACGCCTCCACCTCCGAGCCGGTCTGCCTGGTCTCCACCGAGGGGTTGGACACCTCAGCGGCCGTGGCACACGCCCGCTCGGTCGGCCAGCAGAGCCTGGGGCAGCTGACCATCCACCAGCGGGCGCTGCGCCTGAAGCAGCTGGCGGCCTACCTGCATGAGCACCGCGAGGAGCTCTATGAGCTCTCCGACCGCACCGGCTCCACGCGCCGGGACCACCTGATCGACGTCGACGGCGGCATCGGCACCATCCGCACCTTCTCCTCCAAGGGTCGCAAGGAGCTTCCCAACGCGAATGTCATTCTCGACGGCGCGGTGGAGCAGCTCTCGCGCGACGGCTCCTTCATCGGTGAGCACATCTATACCCGGCTCACCGGGGTGGCCGTGCAGATCAACGCGTTCAACTTCCCGGTCTGGGGGATGCTGGAGAAGTTCGCACCCAGCTTCATCGCCGGGGTGCCCACCATCGTGAAGCCGGCCTCACAGACCGCCTATGTCGCGCAGGCCTGCGTGCGGCTGATGATCGACTCCGGGCTGATCCCCGCCGGCGCGCTGCAGCTGATCTCCGGATCCGCCCGGGACCTGCTGGACCATCTGGACCACCGCGACCACGTGGCGTTCACCGGTTCTGCGAACACTGCACAGCTGCTGCGCTCCCACGACAATGTCGCGAACCACGGCGTGCGCTTCACCGCGGAGACCGATTCGCTCAACGCCGCCATCCTGGGTCCCGACGCCGGCCCGGACACCGTGGAGTTCGACGCCTTCATCAAGTCGGTCACCCTGGAGATGACCGCGAAGACCGGACAGAAATGCACCGCGATCCGCCGGGTCATCGTGCCCTCGGCCCAGGTGGATCCGGTGGTGGAGGCGCTGCGCTCCCGGCTGGACTCCCGGGTGGTCCTCGGTGATCCGCGCGACGCCGAGACCACCATGGGCCCGCTGGCCTCGCAGGATCAGCGCGACGAGGTCGCTCGCGCCGTGGACACGCTGATCAGCGCCGGCGGCAGCGTCCGCGTGGGCGGACCGGAGTCGGGCACCGGGGCGGCCGACGCTGACCGCGGCGCGTACTACCCGGCCACCGTGCTCTCCTTCGCCGAGGCCCGCACCCCTGAGGTGCACGCGGTGGAGGCCTTCGGACCGGTCACCTCGGTGCTGGGCTACACCGACGTCGACGACGCCGTGGACCTCGCCGCGCTCGGCGGGGGATCCCTGGTCGCCACGGTCTGCACCCATGACCCGGAGATCGCCGCCGAGTTCGCCCGCGGGATCGCCTCGCACCATGGGCGTGTGCTCTTCCTGGACCGCGACGACGCCAAGACCTCCACCGGTCACGGCTCACCGCTGCCTCACCTCGTCCACGGCGGCCCCGGCCGAGCCGGCGGCGGTGAGGAGCTCGGCGGGATCCGCGCCGTGAAGCACTACATGCAGCGCACCGCCGTCCAGGGCTCACCTGACCTGCTCACCGGGGTGACCGGTGTCTGGCACCGCGGCGCCAAGGCCGTGACCGCCACCCCGGAGACCGTGGCCGATGGCACCGCCGTGCACCCCTTCCGGAAGTCCCTGGCGGAGCTGCGGATCGGGGACCAGTTCGCCTCCGGGCTGCGCACCGTGGCGCTGGAGGACATCACCTCCTTCGCCGAGTCCACCGGTGACACCTTCTACGCCCACACCAATGAGGAGGCGGCGACGGCGAACCCGTTCTTCCCGCGCCGGGTGGCCCACGGCTACCTGTTGGTGGCCTGGGCGGCCGGGCTCTTCGTGGAGCCGGCCCCGGGACCGGTGCTGGCGAACACCGGTCTGGAGAACCTCTCCTTCCAGACCCCGGTCACCTACGACGACTCGATCCGGGTCACGCTGACCGCCAAGCAGATCATCCCGCGTGAGACCGACGACTATGGCGAGGTCCGCTGGGACACCGTGCTGCACAACCAGCACGATGAGATCGTCGCGACCTATGACGTGCTGACCCGGGTGGCGAAGCAGAACAAGCCCGAGTGGACGTGA
- a CDS encoding LTA synthase family protein: MSSGTQERAASGRGMRLAKRSGHLLSRVAVFLLIWFGTALLIAATLIRVFWGEITVAQMMLNLVSVETDGGGGALVWICILGIGVLPLLITIAVTSALQVRRRRRLRRDPRQRFREHWLMRTVRVTAGASVVVLGAASFTSSVSLADYLQAANSQYSLDQFHVEPSVTGGSDKRNLVLIYLENGEATLEDTELFEKDAFDPLQEVTDPADGWQSVESLREYAGGGWTMSGLVATQCGIPLGGIISAASSGALDGRTEESKTYLTGTTCLGDVLEQHGYTSVFLGGANSSFAEKDTFLKTHGYSEVKGLADWRAAGEPESSFRSDWGLSDRRLMAHATEQLDELHAESEASGQPFNLSVLTLDTHGPTHVFDYCDVDTRDPTTSVFACSMAEVAGFVEHMEDQGYLEDTAVVIMGDHLKQINAGDAFQDQLQDHPDRTIFNRIWIPGADGSTPLRSEVDQLSMYPTLLDVAGLSVADREAGLGVSAFSPEVPDDSAQSLNPEAYLELITSRSAEFYSQAWGAP; encoded by the coding sequence GTGTCCTCTGGAACCCAAGAACGCGCTGCCTCCGGGCGGGGCATGCGCCTCGCCAAACGCTCTGGCCACCTGCTGAGCCGGGTCGCGGTCTTCCTGCTGATCTGGTTCGGGACCGCCCTGTTGATCGCGGCGACCCTGATCCGCGTCTTCTGGGGTGAGATCACCGTGGCGCAGATGATGCTGAACCTGGTCTCTGTGGAGACCGACGGCGGCGGCGGCGCCCTGGTCTGGATCTGCATCCTGGGCATCGGCGTGCTCCCGCTGCTGATCACCATCGCGGTCACATCAGCGCTGCAGGTGCGTCGCCGACGGCGTCTGAGGCGCGACCCCCGCCAGCGGTTCCGCGAGCACTGGCTGATGCGCACCGTCCGGGTGACAGCCGGAGCCAGCGTGGTCGTCCTGGGTGCCGCGTCCTTCACATCCTCGGTGAGCCTCGCCGACTACCTCCAGGCGGCGAACTCTCAGTACAGCCTGGACCAGTTCCACGTAGAGCCGAGCGTGACCGGCGGGTCGGATAAGCGCAACCTGGTCCTGATCTACCTGGAGAACGGCGAGGCGACCCTGGAAGACACCGAGCTCTTCGAGAAGGACGCCTTCGACCCGCTGCAGGAGGTCACCGACCCCGCTGACGGCTGGCAGAGCGTGGAGTCCCTGCGGGAGTACGCCGGCGGAGGGTGGACCATGTCGGGCCTCGTCGCCACCCAGTGCGGGATCCCGCTGGGCGGTATCATCTCTGCCGCCAGCAGTGGCGCCCTGGACGGGCGGACTGAGGAGTCCAAGACCTACCTCACCGGCACCACCTGCCTAGGTGACGTGCTCGAGCAGCACGGCTACACCAGCGTCTTCCTCGGCGGGGCCAACTCATCCTTCGCCGAGAAGGACACCTTCCTGAAGACGCACGGCTACTCCGAGGTGAAGGGCCTGGCGGACTGGCGCGCCGCCGGAGAGCCGGAGAGCAGCTTCCGCAGCGACTGGGGCCTCAGTGACCGGAGGCTGATGGCCCACGCGACCGAGCAGCTCGACGAGCTGCACGCCGAGTCCGAGGCGAGCGGGCAGCCGTTCAACCTCTCGGTGCTCACCCTGGACACCCACGGGCCCACGCATGTCTTCGACTACTGCGATGTTGACACCCGCGACCCGACCACATCGGTGTTCGCCTGCTCCATGGCCGAGGTGGCGGGCTTCGTGGAACACATGGAGGACCAGGGCTACCTCGAGGACACCGCCGTGGTGATCATGGGCGACCACCTGAAGCAGATCAACGCCGGCGACGCCTTCCAGGACCAGCTGCAGGACCACCCGGATCGCACCATCTTCAACCGGATCTGGATCCCTGGCGCGGACGGGTCCACACCGTTGCGCTCCGAGGTGGATCAGCTGAGCATGTACCCCACGCTGCTCGATGTCGCAGGTCTCAGCGTGGCGGATCGGGAGGCGGGACTAGGGGTCTCCGCGTTCTCCCCCGAGGTGCCCGATGACTCGGCGCAGTCCTTGAATCCAGAGGCTTACCTCGAGCTGATCACCTCGCGCTCCGCAGAGTTCTACTCCCAGGCCTGGGGCGCCCCCTAG
- a CDS encoding carboxylesterase family protein, with product MGMNSERRFDPPCGPVIGRVLGPVVKASGIPYARAQRFQAPHPVADWSEPRLATDPAPACPQWRIRELESVSGSQTGGLPQREDCQNLTVTLPEDLQDGELLPVMVWIHGGSYITGAGDAPIYDPAALVSEQRVVVVAVTYRLGAFGYLGGPGRTMNLGLRDQLSALEWVQRNISSFGGDPDAVTVFGQSAGGDAVAHLMATPRAAQLFRRGIMQSPPLGISRGREKMTAAMSAAGPQLSDRASIKEVLQLQEKARAAGARFGLRGLMPFGPALGASPLPPETQVDDAWRAVAPDIDIMITHTAEETRLFIPVAHPVRWVRELPVLGAGATRLLSTLATRLIYVTEIRRFLRRHSRAGGRAHYFVVRWAAPGNFYGAAHGIDLALLFGTRENTAGLELLQGASWEELQEAGRAVRALWAGFARGSRLPERGSIPGVSA from the coding sequence ATGGGCATGAACTCTGAGCGGCGCTTCGATCCACCCTGCGGTCCGGTCATCGGCCGTGTCCTCGGGCCGGTGGTCAAGGCGTCGGGGATCCCCTACGCGCGGGCCCAGCGGTTCCAGGCGCCGCACCCGGTGGCTGACTGGTCCGAACCCCGCCTCGCGACGGATCCGGCACCGGCGTGTCCGCAGTGGCGGATCAGGGAGCTCGAGTCTGTCTCCGGGAGTCAGACCGGAGGGCTGCCGCAGCGGGAGGACTGCCAGAATCTCACGGTCACCCTGCCTGAGGACCTGCAGGACGGAGAGCTGCTGCCGGTGATGGTGTGGATCCACGGCGGCTCCTACATCACCGGGGCCGGCGACGCCCCGATCTACGATCCCGCGGCCCTGGTGAGCGAACAGCGGGTCGTCGTGGTCGCCGTGACCTACCGGCTGGGCGCCTTCGGGTACCTCGGGGGCCCCGGCCGCACCATGAACCTCGGCCTGAGGGATCAGCTCAGCGCCCTGGAATGGGTCCAGCGCAACATCAGCTCCTTCGGCGGTGACCCCGACGCGGTCACCGTCTTCGGTCAGTCCGCCGGAGGCGACGCCGTCGCGCACCTGATGGCCACCCCACGAGCCGCGCAGCTCTTCCGCCGGGGCATCATGCAGAGTCCACCGTTGGGGATCTCGCGGGGCCGGGAGAAGATGACCGCGGCCATGTCCGCCGCAGGCCCACAGCTCTCCGATCGGGCGTCCATCAAGGAGGTGCTGCAGCTCCAGGAGAAGGCGCGCGCCGCGGGGGCCAGGTTCGGGCTGCGCGGGCTCATGCCCTTCGGCCCGGCATTGGGAGCCTCCCCGCTGCCCCCGGAGACCCAGGTGGATGACGCGTGGCGGGCCGTGGCGCCGGATATCGACATCATGATCACACACACCGCCGAGGAGACCCGGCTGTTCATCCCGGTCGCGCATCCGGTCCGCTGGGTCCGCGAGCTCCCGGTGCTCGGCGCCGGCGCCACCAGGCTGCTGAGCACGCTGGCGACCCGTCTGATCTACGTCACCGAGATCCGCCGTTTCCTCCGGCGCCACTCTCGCGCCGGCGGCCGGGCGCACTACTTCGTGGTCCGCTGGGCCGCGCCTGGAAACTTCTACGGAGCGGCCCACGGGATCGATCTGGCGCTGCTCTTCGGCACCCGGGAGAACACAGCGGGACTGGAGCTGCTGCAGGGAGCCTCCTGGGAGGAGCTTCAGGAAGCGGGACGGGCCGTGCGAGCGCTCTGGGCGGGGTTCGCTCGAGGATCGCGGCTGCCCGAGCGCGGCAGCATCCCCGGGGTCTCGGCCTGA
- a CDS encoding aldehyde dehydrogenase family protein, whose translation MTTTTLLEEITTSQGQEIHDPATGELIGHAPLTSAADLDDAVARAARAQPAWAAAGHSTRQAALHSAADAVEAHAEELAQLLSREQGKPLNGPNARFEVGACVAWLRTAASIPVEPEVLLDDESGHAELHYRPLGVVGAIGPWNWPMMISIWQIAPSLRMGNTVVIKPSEYTPLSVLALVKVLNSALPADVLIAVPGDGSLGRQLTEHQDIAKIMFTGSVTTGKAIIKTAADTMKRMTMELGGNDAGIVLDDADPQAIAEDLFWGAFINTGQTCAALKRLYVPDSIYDEVCQALTEVAAKMPMGIGLEEGNVLGPLQNAKQREIVARLVEAAKDSGARVLIGADPDDDAPGFFYPTTLVADIDPQNPLVLEEQFGPALPIIRYTDLEQAIEWANGLEVGLGSSVWSSNPERATEVAARIEAGTTWINKHGAIDPRVPFGGAKQSGFGLEFGLQGLKEVAQPHVISR comes from the coding sequence ATGACCACCACCACGCTGCTTGAGGAGATCACGACCTCCCAGGGCCAGGAGATCCACGACCCCGCCACCGGCGAGCTCATCGGCCACGCACCGCTCACCTCGGCCGCGGACCTCGACGACGCCGTGGCCCGCGCCGCGCGCGCCCAGCCCGCCTGGGCCGCCGCCGGTCACAGCACGCGGCAGGCCGCGCTGCACTCCGCCGCCGATGCGGTGGAGGCCCACGCGGAGGAGCTCGCCCAGCTGCTCTCCCGCGAGCAGGGCAAGCCGCTGAACGGGCCCAACGCGCGCTTCGAGGTCGGCGCCTGCGTGGCCTGGCTGCGCACCGCGGCCTCGATCCCGGTGGAGCCGGAGGTGCTGCTCGATGATGAGTCCGGCCACGCCGAGCTGCATTACCGCCCGCTCGGCGTCGTCGGCGCCATCGGGCCCTGGAACTGGCCGATGATGATCTCGATCTGGCAGATCGCGCCCAGCCTGCGGATGGGCAACACCGTGGTGATCAAGCCCTCCGAGTACACCCCGCTGAGCGTGCTGGCCCTGGTGAAGGTGCTCAACTCGGCGCTGCCAGCCGATGTGCTGATCGCGGTCCCCGGCGACGGGTCCCTGGGCAGGCAGCTCACCGAGCATCAGGACATCGCGAAGATCATGTTCACCGGGTCGGTGACCACCGGCAAGGCCATCATCAAGACGGCCGCAGACACCATGAAGCGGATGACCATGGAGCTCGGCGGCAATGATGCCGGGATCGTCTTGGACGACGCCGACCCGCAGGCGATCGCGGAGGATCTGTTCTGGGGCGCCTTCATCAACACCGGTCAGACCTGTGCGGCGCTGAAGCGGCTCTACGTCCCGGACTCGATCTATGACGAGGTCTGCCAGGCGCTGACCGAGGTGGCGGCCAAGATGCCCATGGGCATCGGCCTGGAAGAGGGCAACGTGTTGGGGCCGCTGCAGAACGCGAAGCAGCGTGAGATCGTCGCCCGGCTGGTGGAGGCCGCGAAGGACTCCGGTGCCCGCGTGCTGATCGGAGCTGACCCCGACGACGACGCCCCAGGCTTCTTCTATCCCACCACCCTGGTGGCCGATATCGATCCGCAGAACCCGCTGGTCCTGGAGGAGCAGTTCGGGCCGGCACTGCCGATCATCCGCTACACCGATCTGGAGCAGGCCATCGAATGGGCCAATGGACTCGAGGTCGGGCTGGGCTCCTCCGTCTGGTCCTCGAACCCGGAGCGCGCCACCGAGGTGGCCGCACGGATCGAGGCCGGCACCACCTGGATCAACAAGCATGGCGCGATCGACCCGCGGGTGCCCTTCGGCGGCGCCAAGCAGTCAGGCTTCGGTCTGGAGTTCGGCCTGCAGGGCCTCAAGGAGGTGGCGCAGCCGCATGTGATCAGCCGCTGA
- a CDS encoding GMC family oxidoreductase, which translates to MNQTMTSEYVVIGAGSAGSVITRRLLDAGHSVHLIEAGGRDEDPNIHSPQGWPMLMQGVSDWALSTVPQIHAGHRSIAWPRGKVLGGSGSLNGMIYIRGHRSDYDKWAAAGCEGWGWEDVLPLFKRSEDHEDGASEFHGAGGELHVEKIVNRHASSEAFVEAAGILGISETQDFNGAQLSGAGFNHTTTKDGKRHSPWRAFMHPILGHERLTLTTDALVHRITVDSGRATGVEYSTSEGTQVAHATAEIVLCGGAIGSPSILQHSGIGDPADLREAGISTVLELPGVGKNLHDHVLASVIYESPEPLAEGRHNLLEAQLFAHSQQTREEAPDIQPLFMHFPYPTDGGAVPEAGFTINAGIVRPLSRGTLRVTSPDPRLAPLLDPNLLAEDYDLEALCDAIELCREIGAQDPLTPYRKAEFSPAAPLQTRDQVRAHARAMAGTYHHQAGTCRMGVDDLSVVDPQLRLRGVSGLRVADASIMPALPSGNTNAPSIMIGEKAADLLLGR; encoded by the coding sequence GTGAATCAGACCATGACCTCCGAGTACGTCGTGATCGGCGCTGGATCCGCCGGATCCGTGATCACCCGCCGCCTGCTCGACGCCGGCCACAGCGTCCACCTGATCGAGGCCGGGGGCCGCGATGAGGATCCCAACATCCACAGTCCACAGGGCTGGCCGATGCTGATGCAGGGCGTCTCCGACTGGGCGCTGAGCACTGTGCCGCAGATCCACGCGGGACACCGCAGCATCGCCTGGCCGCGCGGGAAGGTGCTCGGCGGGTCCGGATCGCTCAACGGGATGATCTACATCCGGGGCCACCGTTCGGACTATGACAAGTGGGCCGCCGCCGGGTGTGAGGGGTGGGGCTGGGAGGACGTGCTGCCGCTGTTCAAGCGCTCCGAGGACCATGAAGACGGAGCATCGGAGTTCCATGGTGCCGGTGGTGAGCTGCACGTGGAGAAGATCGTGAACCGCCACGCAAGCTCCGAGGCCTTCGTCGAAGCCGCCGGCATCCTCGGCATCTCCGAGACCCAGGACTTCAACGGCGCGCAGCTCTCCGGCGCCGGGTTCAACCACACCACCACCAAGGATGGGAAGCGGCACAGCCCCTGGCGGGCCTTCATGCACCCGATCCTGGGCCACGAGCGGCTGACCCTGACCACTGACGCCCTGGTGCACCGGATCACCGTGGACTCCGGACGCGCCACCGGGGTGGAGTACAGCACCTCGGAGGGTACGCAGGTCGCGCACGCCACCGCGGAGATCGTGCTCTGCGGCGGCGCCATCGGCTCCCCGAGCATCTTGCAGCACTCCGGGATCGGTGATCCCGCCGACCTGCGCGAGGCGGGGATCAGCACGGTCCTTGAGCTGCCCGGGGTGGGCAAGAACCTGCACGATCACGTCCTGGCCAGTGTCATCTACGAGTCCCCGGAACCGCTGGCGGAAGGACGGCACAACCTGCTCGAGGCCCAGCTCTTCGCGCACAGCCAGCAGACCCGGGAGGAGGCACCGGACATCCAGCCGCTCTTCATGCATTTCCCCTATCCCACCGACGGCGGCGCGGTACCCGAGGCCGGGTTCACTATCAATGCAGGGATCGTGCGGCCGCTCTCCCGCGGCACGCTGCGGGTGACAAGCCCGGACCCTCGGCTCGCGCCGCTGCTGGACCCGAACCTGCTCGCCGAGGACTACGATCTCGAGGCGCTCTGCGACGCCATCGAGCTCTGCCGGGAGATCGGCGCCCAGGATCCGCTCACCCCCTACCGCAAGGCGGAGTTCAGCCCCGCAGCGCCGCTGCAGACCCGCGATCAGGTCCGCGCCCACGCCCGGGCGATGGCGGGGACCTATCACCACCAGGCGGGCACCTGCCGGATGGGGGTCGACGACCTCTCCGTGGTGGACCCGCAGCTGCGCCTGCGCGGGGTCTCCGGGCTGCGCGTGGCAGACGCCTCGATCATGCCGGCGCTGCCCAGCGGCAACACCAACGCCCCCTCGATCATGATCGGCGAGAAGGCCGCCGACCTGCTGCTGGGCCGCTGA
- a CDS encoding helix-turn-helix domain-containing protein, protein MSTTTGQLCFDPGPLAPQDRFEAWRHAVSTAFVPLDASTEDPRQFHGTLTGLALGSLSVAGVGGDAVTVRRSRQAIAAGDPGVFKFALQVQGSSLARQDGREALLSPGDLVIYDTRRPYDLVFGEPYRMFVVQIAVEHLGLSAEQARAVVAQRIPGSAGLGALTSSLLSSLDEQLQKGEMAPDPRAASAVLQLVQATLLSRFRPASEVPTRDVVYLEAVRHIDDHLGDPDLGVSSVARALHVSVRYLQGVFAQEGTTISEWIRRRRLQRCRMELGDPSQAHRSVSAVAARWGYPEASSFSRAFKHEYGISPGAFRREVAGG, encoded by the coding sequence ATGAGCACGACGACGGGGCAGCTCTGCTTCGATCCCGGCCCGCTGGCGCCTCAGGATCGCTTCGAGGCCTGGCGGCACGCGGTGAGCACCGCCTTCGTCCCGCTGGACGCCAGCACCGAGGATCCGCGACAGTTCCACGGCACCCTGACCGGGCTGGCGCTGGGCTCGCTGAGCGTCGCCGGGGTGGGCGGCGACGCGGTCACCGTGCGGCGCAGCCGCCAGGCGATCGCGGCAGGAGACCCCGGCGTGTTCAAGTTTGCGCTGCAGGTCCAGGGCAGCTCTCTGGCTCGGCAGGACGGCCGGGAGGCCCTGCTCTCGCCCGGAGACCTGGTCATCTATGACACGCGCCGCCCCTATGACCTGGTCTTCGGCGAGCCCTACCGGATGTTCGTGGTGCAGATCGCCGTGGAGCATCTCGGGCTCTCCGCCGAACAGGCCCGGGCGGTGGTGGCGCAGCGGATCCCGGGTTCCGCCGGTCTCGGCGCGCTGACCTCCTCGCTGCTGAGCAGCCTGGACGAGCAGCTGCAGAAGGGTGAGATGGCCCCGGACCCGCGGGCCGCCTCCGCGGTGCTGCAGCTGGTCCAGGCCACGCTGCTCTCCAGGTTCCGACCCGCCTCCGAGGTGCCGACCCGGGATGTGGTCTATCTCGAGGCCGTTCGGCACATCGATGATCACCTGGGGGATCCTGATCTGGGGGTCAGCTCGGTGGCACGCGCGCTGCATGTCTCGGTGCGTTACCTGCAAGGCGTCTTCGCGCAGGAGGGCACGACCATCAGCGAGTGGATCCGCCGGCGCCGGCTCCAGCGCTGCCGGATGGAGCTCGGTGACCCCTCCCAGGCGCACCGCTCCGTGAGCGCGGTGGCTGCCCGGTGGGGGTATCCGGAGGCGTCAAGCTTCAGCCGGGCCTTCAAACATGAATACGGGATCTCCCCGGGAGCATTCCGACGCGAAGTGGCGGGTGGCTGA